The stretch of DNA ATCTTTTTAGCTGGGCACTGTGTCCATATTTGGTTCCAGCCACCAAATCTCAGAGGAATATTTTTTTTGAGGCAAATCTCAGAGGAAATTTAGGTCTAGCTTGCTATCGCTTATATGAATCCTAAATGTGTATGAGATGATTCAAAGTGTTGATGTGCCCATTTGTGTTTCTTTTGCAGAAGAATGGTTCAGTGATGCACACAACCAAGTAACTTTATTTCCCCTCGATTGTTTCAGATCTGGGAAATGTGCTTTACATTTTCATCAGTCGGTTTTAATGTTGAGAAATCTTTCAAAATCGATGTACTAGGCAATGAGATTTGGTGATCTCCCTCCATGGGCTGTCGAACTTTCGGCACTTGTTAGGGAAGCTATTTGCGTTGGTAGTGTTGATGATGCTAGTGTTGGCACTGGGTGGATGAACGAGGATGAAGACGCATGTCCTTTGCCGTCAGATTTACTGTGGAGAGAACCGCTTTTTGATCAACTGATTGCAAACACATACAAGCCAGGTGAGGTATGGAACTTTTATTCTCCTCCATAGTTTGGAGCCTATGTGTAACATCAAGCATGCAGATAGTGCTATAATTCAGATAGTCTTTCTTCAATATATATCCACAAAGGCAACTACACAAGTAAAGCAGCGGGAtacaattttcttttctttttgttgagaGTATTACATTTTTTCCTGTCATCTATTGTAACAAACTGATATTGCAATGTAGGGTATCTGTGCCCATGTTGATCTCATGCGCTTCGACGACGGGATCGTTATAGTCTCCCTCGAGTCTGCATGCGTGATGCGCTTCAGTCGAGAAGGTGCTGCCTGTGATACGCAAAAGCCCGGGGAGAGCGAATGTACAAACGTTCCCGTCTACCTGAACCCAGGCTCACTTGTTGTAATGTCAGGCGATGCACGGTATCACTGGAAGCATGAGATCAACCGCAAGCCAGGTGCTCAGCTCTGGAATGGGATGGAGCTTGAGCAGCATAGAAGAACTTCAGTTACTCTGAGGAAACTCAGGGCTTCTCCCAACTAAAATTGGCATTGTTAACATTTGTTGCATAATGTTATCGTTTTGGCAATGTTGTATACCAATTATTTCGCAGTGTATCATGGAGAAGTTTAATTAGGTTGCTATAGAAAATCAGCTAAATGTTTGCTTTGGGCATGTGAATACAATGCTATGTATTTAACAAAATATTGTTGACTGTTTAGAAACTATGCTTGCAAGATTTATTTTTCTTTCTGCAGTCAtatgatctactccctccgtcccaaaataagtgtctcaactttgtatacTAAGgtggagacacttattttgggacagagggagtataaaatattgTCGAACCAGGCTGTAATACATGAATACACCAATTCTCTAGTCATGACGTTAGTTGTTGATCTTTTTTCCTTAATCAGTTGATCATGGTGATATTTACAACCATCCTAGCACCATGTGTTTTTCTTTAAGCACAACTGCAAGTGTGTATAAAGAGCACTCATTAATTCCATAACAAACAATGCACACGGCACACATTTTAGTTGATGGCTGGTGAACTGGTGATGGCTCAGTAACTGGGCCTCATACATGATTTAGATAATTGATGCGCATGGTTCTTAACCACCACAGGTCGCCAGTGAGTGTTCAGCGGTAGCAGGGCATAGggtattcggttgcttgggaacgaTCCGCCCAGGGGTAGGGTTGATCCCCACTCACCGAACCCTCCATTCACTCTAAGGCCAACTTCAACGCTCAGACCCTAAACAGATGTCTGTTTTCTTTAGATTTTGTTCGTTTGGATCGAAAAAACGGACACACACGTCCAGATGTCGTCCTCCGGCCGCTGCATCCTAAATTTTTGTCCACTTTTGGACTATCAAAttagacctaaatagacaatgcaaATAATTTTaaaacgatatatatatatatatatatatatatatagtgttactattcatcacccagggtgcagaataagttattcttcacccgaggtaattttacgatcatttcataattaaattacgtttggaattcaaatagttacatttctattgattcactacgtaaaatttgacataaaaaagtaaaaatataggtcataagacaagaaaatttgcagtttatgtgtattttagactatgtttttacgtttgtaattttacataatataaaatattttttacggcgattatatattttcttatgaTCCCTTTTTGCgttggaaataagacaaaacttatatatatatataggaaaatggttgtgtactcctgggagtacgtactcccgctcctcatataccacatagatgaatcttttatacctttttattatttttaatatacttcattagtaattattagataccccaaaatgagtttcatgaaaAAATTCATGTGAGTCTATGTATTTTTAAATATTTACGTATATACTGATGTGTTTGTACGTGAAaagatatattacaaaaaatacgtCGCAGATGATATTTTTTCAACTAAACTCATATTGGGGTATCTtagaatatttaatgaagtatattgagaatAATAAAGAGATACAATTAATGCGTATATGAGGTATATTGAGGATGGGAGTATATACTCCCAAGAGTACAGAAGAggagtatatatatgtatatatatatatagagagagagagagagagtgacacTATTCTGATCCTAGGTATATTGAGGATGGGAGTACATACTCCCAAGAGTACAGAAGAggagtatatatatgtatatatatatatatatagagagagagagagagtgacacTATTCTGATCCTAGGATCAGAATACTTATTCTGGTCATGGCGCCTCTATATAGACGGGATTGACATTTCCCGAAATTTCAAACCGGTCGACCGAAGGAAAAAAAACACAGCTACCCCTAACCTCCCATGTCCCCGGCCTTCTGGACATCCTCTACCAAATCGCCGCCACATCTCCCGCTCGGCCGACGCCCTCCTCCACGGCCGGCGCGCCACCACANNNNNNNNNNNNNNNNNNNNNNNNNNNNNNNNNNNNNNNNNNNNNNNNNNNNNNNNNNNNNNNNNNNNNNNNNNNNNNNNNNNNNNNNNNNNNNNNNNNNNNNNNNNNNNNNNNNNNNNNNNNNNNNNNNNNNNNNNNNNNNNNNNNNNNNNNNNNNNNNNNNNNNNNNNNNNNNNNNNNNNNNNNNNNNNNNNNNNNNNNNNNNNNNNNNNNNNNNNNNNNNNNNNNNNNNNNNNNNNNNNNNNNNNNNNNNNNNNNNNNNNNNNNNNNNNNNNNNNNNNNNNNNNNNNNNNNNNNNNNNNNNNNNNNNNNNNNNNNNNNNNNNNNNNNNNNNNNNNNNNNNNNNNNNNNNNNNNNNNNNNNNNNNNNNNNNNNNNNNNNNNNNNNNNNNNNNNNNNNNNNNNNNNNNNNNNNNNNNNNNNNNNNNNNNNNNNNNNNNNNNNNNNNNNNNNNNNNNNNNNNNNNNNNNNNNNNNNNNNNNNNNNNNNNNNNNNNNNNNNNNNNNNNNNNNNNNNNNNNNNNNNNNNNNNNNNNNNNNNNNNNNNNNNNNNNNNNNNNNNNNNNNNNNNNNNNCCAGCGCCACCTACCTTCCACCCCAAAGGCCGGCGCGCCTCCTTCCGCGCGACCGAGGCACCTCTTCCGCCATGGCCGGCAAGCCTCCTCCCGTCTCCACCCTCAGATCCATCCATCGCAGGGCCCCAGAACCCCGCATGCTGTTTTCCGGGCCATGGATTCCCATGCGCCGCTGTAGGGCCCTGGATCCCAAGCGTCGCCGCCATCGGGGTCCTGGCTCGCCTGCCACATCACCGCTGGGACCTCGGCTCCCTCGTGCGTCGCAGGGGCGCCCCTCCACCCCCtcccccctgaaggaaatatgccctagaggcaataataaagttattatttatttccttatatcatgataaatgtttattattcatgctagaattgtattaaccggaaacataatacttttgtgaatacataaacaaacaaagtgtcactagtatgcctctacttgactagctcgttaatcgaagatggttatgtttcctaaccatagacatgagttgtcatttgattaatgagatcacatcattaggagaatgatgtgattgacatgacccatttcattagcttagcacccgatcgtttagtatgttgctattgctttcttcatgacttatacatgttcctatgactatgagattatgcaactcccgtttaccggaggaacactttgtgtgctaccaaacgtcacaacgtaactgggtgattataaaggtgctctataggtgtctccaaaggtacatgttgggttggcgtatttcgagattaggatttgtcactccgattgtcggagaggtatctctgggccctctcggtaatgcacatcacttaagccttgcaagcaatgcaactaataacttagttgcaagatgatgtattatagaacgagtaaagagacttgccggtaacgagattgaactaggtattgagataccgatgatcgaatctcgggaaagtaacataccgataacaaagggaacaaacgtatgttgttatgcggtctgaccgataaagatcttcgtagaatatgtaggagccaatatgagcatccaggttctgctattggttattgaccggagacgtgtctcggtcatgtctacattgttctcgaacccgtagggtccgcacgcttaacgttacgatgatagtttcattatgagtttatatattttgatgtaccgaaggttgtttggagtcccggatgtgatcacggacttgacgaggagtcccgaaatggtcgagacataaagatctatatattgcacgactatatttggacaccggaaaggttccgggtgagattgggacaataccggatcaccgagaggttatcggaaccccccgggaggtatatgggccttattgggccttagtggaaaggaggggaaaggagcaagggagggggcgcacccccccaagcccaatccgaattgggagggggggcgccccccctttccttcctccctccttcctcttccttccctctcctactcctaataggaaaaaggggagtcctactccctgtgggagttggactcccccttagggcgcgccaccctccttggctgtcccctcctccactcctttatatatgggggcaggggggaccccatagacacaacaattgatcattgatctcttagccgtgtgcggtgcccccctccaccacaatcctcgataatattgtagccgtgcttaggcgaagccctgtgacggtagaacatcaagaccgtcaccacgccgtcgtgctgacggaactcatccccgacactttgctggattcggagtccggggatcgtcatcgagctgaacatgtgctagaactcggaggtgtcgtactttcggtgcttgatcggtcgggccatgaagacgtacgactacatcaaccgcgttgtgctaacgctttcgcttccggtctacgagggtacgtagacaacactcttccctctcgttgctatgcatcaccatgatcttgcgtgtgcgtaggaattttttttaaattactatgtttcccaatagtgacatcagagcctaggttttatgcgttgatgttatacacgagtagaacacaagtgagttgtgggcgatataagtcatactgcttaccagcatgtcatactttggttcggtggtattgttggatgaagcggcccggaccgacattacgcgtacgcttacgcgagactggttctaccgacgtgctttgcacacaggtggctggcgggtgtcagtttctccaactttagttgaaccaagtgtggctacgcccggtccttgcgaaggttaaaacaacaccaacttgacaaactatcgttgtggttttgatgcgtaggtaagaacgattcttgctaagcccgtagcagccacgtaaaacttgcaacaacaaagtagaggacgtctaacttgtttttgcagggcatgttgtgatgtgatatggtcaagacatgatgctaaattttattgtatgagatgatcatgttttgtaaccaagttatcgacaactggcaggagccatatggttgtcgctttattgtatgcaatgcaatcgcgctgtaatgctttactttatcactaagcggtagcgatagtcatggaagcataagattggcgacacgacaacgatgctacgatggagatcaaggtgtcgcgccggtgacgatggtgatcatgacgatgcttcggagatggagatcacaagcacaagatgatgatggccatatcatatcacttatattgattgcatgtgatgtttatcttttatgcatcttatcttgctttgattgactgtagcattataagatgatctctcactaaatttcaagataaaagtgttctccctgagtatgcaccgttgccaaagttcgccgtgcccagacaccacgtgatgatcgggtgtggtaagctctacgtccatctacaacgggtgtaagccagttttgcacacgcagaatactcaggttaaacttgacgagcctagcatatgcagatatggcctcggaacactgagactgaaaggtcgagcatgaatcatatagtagatatgatcaacatagtgatgttcaccattgaaaactactccatttcacgtgacgatcggttatggtttagttgatttggatcacgtgatcacttagaagattagagggatgtctttctaagtgggagttcttaagtaatatgattaattgaacttaaatttatcatgaacttagtacctgatagtatctttcttgtttatgtttgattgtagatagatggcccatgttgttgttccattgaattttaatgcgttcattgagaaagcaaagttgaaagatgatggtagcaattatacggactgggtccgtaacttgaggattatcctcattgctgcatagaagaattacgtcctggaagcaccgctgggtgccaggcctactgctggagcaacaccagatgttatgaacgtctggcagagcaaagctgatgactactcgatagttcagtgtgccatgctttacggcttagaatcgggacttcaacgacgttttgaacgtcatggagcatatgagatgttccaggagttgaagttaagcaaatgaccggattgagagatatgaagtctccaatgagttctatagctgcaagatggaggagaatagttctgtcagtgagcatatactcaaaatgtctgggtataataatcacttaattcaactgggagttaatctttcggatgattgcgtcattgacagaattctccaatcacttccacctagctacaagagcttcgtgatgaactataatatgcaagggatgaataagacaattcccgagctcttcgcaatgctaaaagctggggaggtagaaatcaagaaggagcatcaaatgttgatggtcaacaagaccactagtttcaagaaaacaggcaaggggaagaagaaggggaacttcaagaagaacaacaagcaagttgctactcaggagaagaaacccaagtctggacctaagcctgaaactgagtgcttctactgcaagcagaatggtcactggaagcagaactgccccaagtatttggcggataagaaggatggcaaggtgaacaaagggactacggattaagcgaacactggcgaaggacgaggtgacgatgcgcgtgggaaatggttccaaagtcgatgtgatcgcggtcggcacgctacctctacatctaccatcgggattagtattagacctaaataattgttatttggtgcgagcgttgagcatgagcattatatctggatcttgtttgatgcgagacggttattcatttaaatcagagaataattgttgttctatttatatgagtaatatattttatggtcatgcacccttgaagagtggtctatttttgatgaatctcgatagtagtgatacacatattcataatgttgaagccaaaagatgcagagttgataatgatagtgcaacttatttgtggcactgccatttaggtcatatcggtgtaaagcgcatgaagaaactccatactgatggacttttggaaccacttgattatgaatcacttggtacttgcgaaccatgcctcatgggcaagatgactaaaacgccgttctccggtactatggagagagcaacagatttgttggaaatcatacatatagatgtatgtggtccaatgaatgttgaagctcgtggcggatatcgttattttctcagcttcacagatgatttaagcaggtatgggtatatctacttaatgaaacataagtctgaaacatttgaaaagttcaaagaatttcagagtgaagttgaaaatcatcataacaagaaaataaagtttctacgatctgatcgtggaggagaatatttgagttacgagtttggtttacatttgaaacaatgcggaatagtttcgcaactcacgccacccggaacaccacagcgtaatggtgtgtccgaacgtcgtaatcgtactttacttgatatggtgcgatctatgatgtctcttacagatttaccgctatcgttttggggttatgctttagagacggccgcattcacgttaaatagggcaccatcaaaatccattgagacgacaccttatgaactatggtttggcaagaaaccaaagttgttgtttctgaaagtttggggctgcgatgcttatgtgaaaaagcttcaacctgataagctcaaacccaaatcggagaaatgtgtcttcataggatacccgaaggagactgctaggtacaccttctatcacagatccgaaggcaagacatttgttgctaagaatggatcgtttctagagaaggagtttctctcgaaagaagtgagtgggaggaaagtagaacttgatgaggtaactgtacctgctcccttattggaaagtagtacatcacagaaaccggtttctgtgacacctacaccaattagtgaggaagctaatgatgatgatcatgaaactttagaacaagttactaccgaacctcgtagatcaactagagtaagatctgcaccagagtggtatggtaatcctgttctggaagtcatgctactagatcatgatgaacctacgaactatgaagaagcgatggtgagcccagattccgcaaaatggcttgaagccatgaaatctgagatgggatccatgtatgagaacaaagtgtggactttggttgacttgcccaatgatcggcaagcaattgagaataaatggatcttcaagaagaagactgacgctgacggtaatgttactgtctacaaagctcgacttgtcgcaaaaggttttcgacaagttcaagggattgactatgatgagaccttctcacccgtagcgatgcttaagtctgtccgaatcatgttagcaattgccgcattttatgattatgaaatttggcagatggatgtcaaaacttcattcctgaatggatttctggaagaagagttgtatatgatgcagccggaagattttgtcgatccaaagggagctaacaaagtgtgcaagctccagcgatccatttatggactggtgcaagcatctcggagttggaataaacgctttgatagtgtgatcaaagcatttggttttatacagacttctggagaagcctgtatttacaagaaagtgagtgggagctctgtagcatttctgatattatatgtggatgacatattactaatcgaaaatgatattgaatttctggatagcataaagggatacttgaataagagtttttcaatgaaagacctcggtgaagctgcttacatattgggcattaagatctatagagatagatcaagacgcttaattggactttcacaaagcacataccttgacaaagttttgaagaagttcaaaatggatcaagcaaagaaaggattcttgcctgtgttacaaggtgtgaagttgagtaagactcaatgcccgaccactgcacaagatagagagaaaatgaaagatgttccttgtgcttcagccataggctctatcatgtatgcaatgttgtgtaccagacctgatgtgtgccttgctataagtctagcagggaggtaccaaagtaatccaggagtggatcactggacagcggtcaagaacatcctgaaatacctgaaaaggactaaggatatgtttctcgtatatggaggtgacaaagagctcatcgtaaatggttacgttgatgcaagctttgacactgatccggatgattctaaatcgcaaaccggatacgtatttacattaaacggtggagctgtcagttggtgcagttctaaacaaagcgtcgtggcgggatctacatgtgaagcggagtacatagctgcttcggaagcagtaaacgaaggagtctggatgaaggagttcatatctgatctaggtgtcatacctagtgcatcgggtccaatgaaaatcttttgtgacaatactggagcaattgccttggcaaaggaatccaaatttcacaagagaaccaagcacatcaagagacgcttcaattccacccggaatctagtccaggtgggagacatagagatttgcaagatacatacagatctgaatgtagcagacccattgactaagcctcttccacgagcaaaacatgatcagcatcaaggctccatgggtgttagaatcattactgtgtaatctagattattgactctagtgcaagtgggagactgaaggaaatatgccctagaggcaataataaagttattatttatttccttatatcatgataaatgtttattattcatgctagaattgtactaaccggaaacataatacttgtgtgaatacataaacaaacaaagtgtcactagtatgcctctacttaactagctcgttaatcgaagatggttatgtttcctaaccatagacatgagttgtcatttgagtaacgagatcacatcattaggagaatgatgtgattgacatgacccattccattagcttagcacccgatcgtttagtatgttgctattgctttcttcatgacttatacatgttcctatgactatgatattatgcaactcccgtttaccggaggaacactttgtgtgctaccaaacgtcacaacataactgggtgattataaaggagctctataggtgtctccaaaggtacatgttgggttggcgtatttcgagattaggatttgtcactccgattgtcggagaggtatctctaggccctctcggtaatgcacatcacttaagccttgcaagcaatgcaactaataacttagttgcaagatgatgtattagagaacgagtaaagagagttgccggtagagattgaactaggtattgagataccgacga from Triticum dicoccoides isolate Atlit2015 ecotype Zavitan chromosome 6A, WEW_v2.0, whole genome shotgun sequence encodes:
- the LOC119318100 gene encoding alkylated DNA repair protein ALKBH8 homolog isoform X1, with amino-acid sequence MVTVAAAAACYDEEVHSRAALREAFGDSSDSDSDAPRGAASTPPVQGAGRERWRWAAVAEVRGLWLCAAFLSPDEQSRLLAAIQREEWFSDAHNQAMRFGDLPPWAVELSALVREAICVGSVDDASVGTGWMNEDEDACPLPSDLLWREPLFDQLIANTYKPGEGICAHVDLMRFDDGIVIVSLESACVMRFSREGAACDTQKPGESECTNVPVYLNPGSLVVMSGDARYHWKHEINRKPGAQLWNGMELEQHRRTSVTLRKLRASPN